The Pseudorasbora parva isolate DD20220531a chromosome 16, ASM2467924v1, whole genome shotgun sequence genome includes a region encoding these proteins:
- the LOC137043763 gene encoding uncharacterized protein, translated as MNLPAVQMCCLEQQGRTLEDHTRDFLQLACLNQFPECSLKVFYHTSLIEQMKSPPAPVSTPESPPAPEPTPESPPAPGPTLESPPAPEPSTESPPAPEPTLESPPAPEPSTESPPAPELTPESPPAPEPSPESPPAPEPSTESPPAPELTPESPPAPELTPESPPAPELTPESPPAPEPTPESPPAPEPTPESPPAPEPTPESPPAPELTPESPPAPELTPESPLAPVSTPESPLAPELTPESPPAPVSTPESPPAPEPTPESPPAPWAHSRVPSSP; from the exons ATGAACTTACCAGCAGTGCAGATGTGCTGCCTGGAACAACAGGGAAGAACCCTCGAGGACCACACAAGGGATTTTCTACAACTGGCATGCCTAAATCAGTTTCCTGAGTGCTCATTAAAGGTGTTCTACCACACCAGCCTTATTGAGCAGATGAAG TCCCCTCCAGCCCCTGTGTCCACCCCAGAGTCCCCTCCAGCCCCTGAACCCACTCCAGAGTCCCCTCCAGCCCCTGGGCCCACTCTAGAGTCCCCTCCAGCCCCTGAGCCCTCTACAGAGTCCCCTCCAGCCCCTGAACCCACTCTAGAGTCCCCTCCAGCCCCTGAGCCCTCTACAGAGTCCCCTCCAGCCCCTGAGCTCACTCCAGAGTCCCCTCCAGCCCCTGAACCCTCTCCAGAGTCCCCTCCAGCCCCTGAGCCCTCTACAGAGTCCCCTCCAGCCCCTGAGCTCACTCCAGAGTCCCCTCCAGCCCCTGAGCTCACTCCAGAGTCCCCTCCAGCCCCTGAGCTCACTCCAGAGTCCCCTCCAGCCCCTGAACCCACTCCAGAGTCCCCTCCAGCCCCTGAGCCCACTCCAGAGTCCCCTCCAGCCCCTGAGCCCACTCCAGAGTCCCCTCCAGCCCCTGAGCTCACTCCAGAGTCCCCTCCAGCCCCTGAGCTCACTCCAGAGTCCCCTCTAGCCCCTGTGTCCACTCCAGAGTCCCCTCTAGCCCCTGAGCTCACTCCAGAGTCCCCTCCAGCCCCTGTGTCCACCCCAGAGTCCCCTCCAGCCCCTGAGCCCACTCCAGAGTCCCCTCCAGCCCCCTGGGCCCACTCCAGAGTCCCCTCCAGCCCCTGA
- the LOC137043762 gene encoding high mobility group nucleosome-binding domain-containing protein 5-like, with the protein MKMKRERKGKRKGKRKGKRKGGEGEEEGEEEGGEGEEEGGGEGKRKGERKRKGKRRGGEEEGEEGEKEGEDEDEEGEEGEEEGEEEGEEEGGGRGRGRGRGRGGEGKRKGERKGKGKRKGKGKGKGKKKPERKGKRKGKGKRKRKTKRKRKRKRKDRNDVDERFNHDQAAEKRVQINTIIVEDVLDLKKYEVGFS; encoded by the exons atgaagatgaagagggAGAGGAAGGGGAAGAGGAAGGGGAAGAGGAAGGGGAAGAGGAAGGGGGGGGAAGGGGAAGAGGAAGGGGAAGAGGAAGGGGGGGAAGGGGAAGAGGAAGGGGGGGGGGAGGGGAAGAGGAAgggggagaggaagaggaagggGAAGAGGAGGGGGGGAGAGGAAGAAGGAGAGGAAGGTGAAAAGGAAGgggaagatgaagatgaagagggAGAGGAAGGGGAAGAGGAAGGGGAAGAGGAAGGGGAAGAGGAAGGGGGGGGAAGGGGAAGAGGAAGGGGAAGAGGAAGGGGGGGGGAGGGGAAGAGGAAGGGGGAGAGGAAGGGGAAGGGGAAGAGGaaggggaaggggaaggggaaggggaAGAAGAAGCCAGAGAGGAAGGGGAAGAGGAAGGGGAaggggaagaggaagaggaagacgaagaggaagaggaagaggaagaggaaggat AGGAACGATGTAGATGAGCGCTTTAATCATGATCAGGCAGCTGAGAAAAGAGTGCAAATTAACACAATAATAGTGGAGGACGTGTTGGACCTCAAGAAATATGAGGTGGGCTTCAGCTGA